A stretch of the Papaver somniferum cultivar HN1 chromosome 6, ASM357369v1, whole genome shotgun sequence genome encodes the following:
- the LOC113291346 gene encoding uncharacterized protein LOC113291346, translating into MFCCDGASFGNPGVAGFGVVIRDHLCQVLGVISGGIDIATNYLAEVYAIICAVELAVEWQIQEAILNLDYKTMVTEFVRNRMPWFFKMRWKKAIAKIHSLQFKHSFRETNFSADTATKKELSWQQVKEKFTMVDQVFLSRIELPNIAYYRMC; encoded by the coding sequence ATGTTTTGTTGTGATGGGGCATCTTTTGGAAATCCTGGAGTAGCCGGCTTTGGTGTGGTAATAAGAGATCATTTATGTCAAGTTCTGGGAGTAATCTCTGGAGGAATTGACATTGCAACAAATTACCTTGCAGAGGTATATGCAATCATCTGTGCAGTTGAGTTAGCTGTGGAATGGCAGATTCAAGAAGCAATTCTAAACTTAGATTATAAGACTATGGTGACTGAATTTGTAAGAAACAGAATGccatggtttttcaaaatgagaTGGAAAAAAGCAATTGCTAAGATTCACTCTCTCCAGTTCAAACATAGTTTCAGGGAAACTAACTTTTCTGCAGATACAGCTACAAAAAAGGAGCTCTCCTGGCAGCAAGTCAAAGAGAAATTTACTATGGTAGACCAAGTTTTTTTATCAAGGATAGAATTGCCTAATATAGCATATTACAGAATGTGCTAG
- the LOC113288964 gene encoding GDSL esterase/lipase EXL3-like, translating into MASFSCASSTNTISLAIFSLCFLVHQLIQLSAAITLPPNVKVPGLLIFGDSIVDPGNNNNLPTIAKCNFLPYGQDLMGGKPTGRFSNGKVPGDLIAEALGIKDILPAYLDPFLDPNDLLTGVSFASGAAGYDPLTSKLAMAISLEKQVELFKEYLAKVAALAGEAKAKSILSESLYLVVIGSNDLGNTYFGSQLRSNYDIPAYADLMVEGATSFIQDLYDVGARRIGVFGVPPIGCLPSQRTLAGGKARNCAESYNQAAQIFNSKLSPALAKLTAKFEHGRAVYADIYYPILEIIDNPHNYGFEEATKGCCGTGKIESTILCNQLNPFTCDDVSKYIFWDSYHPTERAYRIFLGPFLEKNLNRFLCDDAIC; encoded by the exons ATGGCTTCATTTTCTTGTGCGTCTTCAACAAACACTATATCTCTTGCCATATTTTCTCTCTGCTTCTTAGTTCATCAGCTGATCCAGTTAAGTGCGGCAATTACTTTACCTCCAAATGTTAAAGTTCCGGGGCTTCTTATTTTCGGAGACTCGATAGTTGATCCGGGGAATAACAACAACTTACCTACGATCGCTAAGTGTAACTTCCTACCTTATGGGCAAGATTTAATGGGTGGAAAACCAACCGGAAGGTTTAGCAATGGCAAAGTCCCCGGTGACTTGATAG CTGAAGCACTGGGAATTAAGGATATCTTACCGGCTTATCTCGATCCATTCTTGGATCCAAATGATCTCCTGACTGGCGTAAGTTTTGCGTCTGGAGCTGCCGGATATGATCCACTTACGTCTAAACTCGCG ATGGCTATAAGCTTGGAGAAACAAGTAGAGTTGTTCAAGGAGTACCTAGCGAAAGTCGCAGCCCTCGCAGGAGAAGCGAAAGCTAAGAGTATATTGTCAGAGAGTTTATACTTGGTTGTTATTGGAAGTAATGACCTTGGAAATACGTATTTTGGTTCACAACTCAGATCCAATTACGATATCCCTGCCTATGCTGATCTTATGGTTGAAGGGGCTACTAGTTTTATTCAG GATCTGTACGATGTGGGTGCAAGGAGAATTGGCGTATTCGGGGTACCTCCAATAGGATGCCTGCCATCTCAGAGAACATTAGCAGGAGGGAAAGCTAGAAATTGTGCAGAGAGCTATAACCAAGCTGCTCAGATTTTTAACTCAAAACTGTCACCAGCACTTGCCAAACTCACTGCTAAGTTTGAGCATGGAAGGGCTGTATATGCTGATATCTACTACCCTATCCTAGAGATTATCGACAATCCTCACAATTACG GTTTTGAAGAGGCAACAAAAGGATGCTGTGGAACAGGAAAGATAGAATCAACAATTCTATGTAACCAGCTGAACCCATTTACTTGTGACGATGTCTCCAAATATATATTTTGGGACAGTTACCATCCCACAGAGAGAGCCTACCGAATATTTTTAGGCCCCTTCCTCGAGAAAAACCTAAACAGATTCCTCTGTGACGACGCCATATGCTAA
- the LOC113288967 gene encoding uncharacterized protein LOC113288967: MERLIHSSSSSLSTKTYVKPTSQFLPYRIDRAVSKLGFSSFPQTKLNRIQLHSSTSSSFSPLMSAKSSSVRCSAKDDSSSSTINSGKGSTPRFQFLKEIVVGASKQVKAVPAAAVILLSALILISINPILSPPAYATAIQSEGSVAATVGGKLLLSSAWTGFFAGCLHTLSGPDHLAALAPLSIGRTRMESAAVGALWGFGHDAGQVIFGLLFLLLKDRLHIEILQTWGTRIVGLTLLFIGATGIKEASEVPAPVPCVTLENGECDVSALEPLEAPKAKKKIGLATFATGIVHGLQPDALLMVLPALALPSRLAGAAFLGMFLLGTVFAMGSYTVFIGSCTEALKERVPRITEILTWASSLVAIALGLAILVSQFLGFSLY, encoded by the exons ATGGAAAGGCTTATCCACTCGTCGTCGTCTTCTCTGTCCACAAAAACCTATGTAAAACCCACCTCTCAATTCCTTCCTTATCGAATCGATCGTGCTGTTAGTAAACTTGGGTTTTCTTCGTTTCCACAAACCAAATTGAACAGAATTCAACTTCATTCTTCTACctcctcttctttttctcctttaatgtctgcaaaatcatcttctgtTAGATGTTCAGCGAAGGatgattcttcatcttcaacGATCAATTCAGGGAAAGGGTCAACACCCAGATTTCAATTTCTTAAGGAAATAGTTGTTGGAGCTTCAAAACAAGTAAAG GCAGTTCCTGCAGCAGCAGTTATATTGTTATCTGCACTTATCCTGATATCTATCAACCCAATTCTTTCTCCCCCAGCCTATGCTACTGCAATTCAATCTGAAGGCTCCGTCGCTGCTACTGTAGGGGGTAAGCTTTTACTAAGTAGTGCTTGGACGGGGTTCTTTGCTGGTTGTTTGCACACTCTATCAGGACCAGATCACCTTGCTGCTTTGGCTCCACTCTCCATTGGACGTACTCGGATGGAAAGTGCTGCAGTTGGAGCCCTTTGGGGATTTGGCCATGATGCAGGCCAAGTTATCTTTGGGTTGTTGTTTTTATTACTGAAAGACCGGCTCCACATTGAGATACTTCAGACATGGGGAACTAGGATAGTTGGCCTTACGCTACTTTTTATAGGCGCTACGGGAATTAAGGAGGCATCAGAAGTCCCTGCCCCTGTCCCATGCGTTACTTTAGAGAACGGAGAGTGTGATGTAAGTGCCCTTGAACCTCTTGAGGCCCCTAAAGCTAAGAAGAAGATCGGCCTTGCAACTTTTGCTACTGGAATTGTCCATGGATTGCAACCAGATGCCCTACTGATGGTGTTGCCTGCACTTGCTCTTCCTTCACGATTAGCGGGGGCTGCCTTTTTAGGTATGTTTTTGCTAGGAACAGTTTTTGCCATGGGAAGTTATACTGTGTTTATTGGTTCATGTACTGAGGCATTGAAAGAAAGGGTACCTAGGATAACTGAGATACTGACTTGGGCTTCTTCCCTTGTTGCGATTGCTCTTGGACTTGCCATATTGGTCAGCCAGTTCTTAGGGTTTAGCTTGTATTGA